The Bacteroidia bacterium genomic interval TGATTATTACTCTGGCTACTATCGAGACCAGACATTTATGCTTCGCAAAGGGATTTCAAACGTGGAACAGCTTTTCGCTGCCCTCTATGGGGACGCTGTCCATGATCCCTTTTCCGGTGGACGTCAAATGAACAACCACTTTGCCACTCCTTTTATTGATAAGGAAGGCAATTGGATAGATCAGACAGAACAGTACAATATTGCTTCGGCCCTCGCTCCACTTGCTGGCAATGTAACTCATGCACTAGGCCTTGCTTTGGCCTCAAAAAAATATAGAGAGAATCCGGAACAAACAGATGCGCAGCTTTTCTCAAAAAACGGAAATGAAGTCAGCATTTGTACAGTGGGAGATGCAACAACCTCTGAAGGCGTATTCTTTGAAGCCTTAAATGCAGCCGGAGTCATGAAAGTGCCTTTGGTCTATGTTATTTATGATGATGGGCATGGAATCTCTGTTCCCACCAAATACCAAACAACCAAAGAGAATATTTCTGAGATTCTCGAAGGATTTAGAATAAATGAAGCAGGAGAAGGAGCCTATATTTATACCGCTAAAGGCTGGGATTATGAAGGCCTGATTGCGACTTTTGAAGAAGGAATTGCCAAAGTTCGAGCAACCCATAATCCTGCTATTTTCCACATCCAGGAATGCACCCAGCCTAATGGACATTCCACCTCTGGATCTCATACTCGATATAAGTCCAAGGATAGACTCCAATGGGAACAGGATGCAGATGGAATTGCTGCTTTTCAAAACTGGATCATAGAAAATGGCTTCGCTAGTCTGGAAGAAATCCAGGAACTCAGAAAGTCTTGTGAAACAGAGGTAAAAGCAAATATCAAACATGCTTGGAAACAACACATAGATCCGGTAAAAGCAGCTATGTCAGAATTGACAGGCATCTATGCAAAGTTGAAGGAGGAAGCGAAGGATGAGTTTGAATTGATTACTTATCTAGCGGAAATTAATGAGCTATATTTCCCGGTATTAAGTGATTTGATCAAGCATGCAGAAACTGTCCTCATGTTGGCGGCAGGAAGAGAGTATTTAGACCCAGAAGATTTGAATACCTGGTATGAGAGCAAAAGAGCATTGATCGAAGAAAGATATGAAGGGCAACTCTTTAGTGAATCTAAACTTTCCCCACTAGCTGCAGAAGAAGTAGAAATTGAATATGGAGAAGATGCCGAATATGTAAATGGATCTGAGGTACTGAAAGCGAATTTTGATGCCCTCTTTGATAAATACGACAATCTCTATGCATTTGGAGAGGATTTAGGAAAGATTGGAGGAGTAAATCAGGCAATGGCTGGATTGCAGGCTAAATATGGAGAAGAAAGAGTCTTCGATACGGGTATCAGGGAATGGACCATTGCTGCACAGGCAATCGGAATGGCCATGAGGGGACTTCGCCCAATCGCTGAGATTCAATACCTGGATTACATCCATTATGCAATCGCACCTTTGGCCGATGATCTGGCAACTCTCCGCTATAGAAGCAATGGATTACAAAAATCTCCAGCAATCATACGGACACGAGGACATAGACTGGAAGGCATTTGGCACTCGGGTTCACCCATTGCTATGCTGCTTCATTCTATGAGAGGTATACATATCTGTGTGCCACGAAATATGACACAGGCTGCCGGCCTTTACAATACGCTCTTAAAAGGTGATGACCCGGCTTTGATGATCGAGGTACTTAATGGGTATAGAAAGAAGGAATTAATGCCCAAAAATGTGGGCGAGTTTAACATTCCTCTCGGCCAGGTAGATATCTTGAAAGAGGGAGAAGATGTGAGCCTGGTAACATATGGAGCATGTGTGGAAGTGGCAAAACACGCAGTCACTATCCTCGAAAAGAAAGGCATTTCTGTAGAACTTATAGATGTACAGACCCTCCTACCCTTTGACTTATCTCAGGACATTTTAAAAAGTCTCAAAAAGACCAATCGAATTGTATTCCTCGATGAAGATGTTCCGGGAGGTGCTTCAGCTTATATGATGCAGGAAGTCATTGAAAAACAAGGAGGATTCCCATACCTTGATTCTCCCCCCAAAACGATTAGTGCCAAACAAAGTCGTCCTCCTTATGGAAATGATGGAGACTATTATTCTAAACCCCATCCCATGGACGTCTTTAAGGTAATTTATGAAATGATGCGTGAAGCTGCGCCTACGAGATTCAGCCGACCGCTCAACTCTTTACCCGAGATACCTACTTATTAATAGGACAGATTAAACTTGTTCCCCATAAAGCAGTTTTGTATTAATAGATAATTGCTTGTATTCATTCTATTGGGAATAAATATTTGATGGAAAAAATCGCAGCTTACAAAGCCAAAAACAAAATACGCATCCTGACTGCCGGTTCACTCTTCGACGGTCATGACGCGGCTATCAATATCATGCGCCGGATCATCCAACGCTCTGGAGCGGAGGTTATTCACCTCGGACATAATCGTCCAGTTCATGAGATTGTTAATGCAGCTATACAGGAAGATGTTCAGGGCATAGCCATTACCTCCTATCAGGGTGGGCATAATGAATTTTTCAAATATGCCTATGACCTTTTGCAGGAAAAGGGTGCCGGTCATATCAAACTATTCGGAGGAGGTGGAGGTACCATCCTTCCTTCAGAAATTGATGACCTTCACAAGTACGGTATCACCCGTATCTATTCTCCGGATGATGGTCGTTCGCTGGGATTGCAAGGGATGATCAATGATCTATTGGAAAAGTGTGATTATCCATTAGGCATCAACCTCAATGGACAGCTGAAAAGAATACCGGGCAAGGACCACGTTTCTATAGCTCAGCTCATTTCTGCAGTAGAAAATCAACCCGAAGAAAATCAGACCTGGATTAATGAAGTCAAAGCGAAAGTAGCTGATTCAGAAATCCCCGTTTTGGGAATTACAGGAACAGGTGGTGCAGGAAAGTCTTCCCTGGTAGATGAATTAGTCCTACGCTACCTTGCAAAATATCCGGAAAAGACCCTGGCCATTATTTCCGTTGATCCTTCTAAAAGGAAAACCGGGGGAGCACTCCTGGGAGATAGAATCAGGATGAATGCTATTTCATCAGATCGAGTATTCATGCGATCATTGGCCACCCGTCAATACAATCTCGCCCTGAATAAGCATATCGATTCTACGATCGCGATTCTCAAGCATTCGGCTTTTGATCTGATCATATTGGAAACTTCTGGAATCGGTCAGTCAGATTCAGAAATTGTAGACCATGCCGACCTATCTGTCTATGTCATGACTCCTGAGTTTGGCGCAGCCTCACAATTGGAGAAAATTGACATGTTGGACTTTGCGGATGTGGTAGCTATCAATAAGTTTGACAAAAGAGGTGCCCAGGACGCACTTAGGGATGTTAAGAAGCAGTACCAAAGAAACCATGAACTTTGGGATAGAAAACCGAATGAGATGCCCGTCTACGGATCTATCGCTTCTCAGTTCAACGATCCGGGCGTCAATCAGTTGTTTGAAGAGATTTTTGGACGGATCTGGAAAGGGGATACAAAGAAGGAAGTAGAAGGTGAAAGCAAAAAGCAATATATCATTCCACCTGCCAGAGTACGTTACCTTTCTGAAATCAGCGAAGGAATCCGATCCTACAATAAAGAGACTGAGACACAAAGTGAAGTAGCTCGCAATCTCTTTGCGCTCGAAAGATCCAAGAAGGTTTTGGGCGCTGAAGCAGGTCCTGCAATCGAAGCGCTTGACAAAGCAAAGACAGACTTAGAACAAGACTTAAGTCGTGAGAATAAAGCCATACTTGATGGATGGGAGGGAAAAAGAGAGGCCTATGGGCAAGATACCTTTGTGTATAAGGTTCGGGATAAAGAGATCAAAGTGGAGAATTTTACCGAAACTTTGTCCCACAATAAAATCCCCAAAGTAGTCCTTCCCAAATTCAAAGACTGGGGAGAAATATTGAGGTGGAGCCGACAAGAAAATGTGCCGGGAGAATTTCCTTACACTGCAGGTGTATTCCCTTTCAAAAGAAAAGGAGAAGATCCGACTCGTATGTTCGCAGGAGAAGGCGGACCAGAGCGTACCAATAAGCGTTTCCATTATTTGTCTATGGGAATGCCTGCAAAACGCCTGTCCACTGCCTTTGATTCCGTAACGCTTTATGGAGAAGATCCCGATCACCGACCTGATATCTATGGAAAGGTTGGGAACAGTGGAGTAAATATCTCCTCCCTCAATGATGCCAAGAAACTTTATTCAGGTTTCGACCTTTGCAACCCAAAGACTTCTGTTTCCATGACCATCAATGGTCCGGCGGCAACTATTTGTGCATTCTTTATGAATGCAGCCATCGACCAACAATGTGAACTCTATATCAAAGAGCAGGGTCTGGAACATCTGGTTGAAGCAAAACTCAAAGAAGTTTATGATGACAAAGGCCTTGCCCGTCCTCAATACAATGGAGACATACCAGAAGGTAATGACGGATTGGGGCTGATGTTGTTGGGCCTTACAGGTGATCTGATACTTGAGCCGGAGGTTTATGAACAATTGAAGGCCAAAGCCCTAAACTCTGTTAGAGGAACCGTTCAAGCGGATATTCTCAAAGAAGATCAGGCTCAGAATACCTGTATTTTCTCTACGGAATTTTCCCTCAAGCTCATGGGAGATGTGCAGGAGTATTTCATCGGGCAAAAGGTAAGGAACTTTTATTCTGTTTCTATTTCGGGTTATCATATAGCAGAAGCAGGAGCCAATCCCATTTCTCAATTGGCCTTTACCTTATCGAACGGATTTACTTTTGTAGAGTATTACCTCTCCAGAGGAATGAATATCGATGACTTTGCCCCTAACCTATCCTTTTTCTTCTCTAATGGAGTTGATCCGGAGTATGCGGTAATTGGCAGGGTAGCCAGAAGGATTTGGGCGAAAGCAATGAAATATAAGTATGGTGCAAATGCTCGTTCTCAGAAGCTGAAGTACCATATCCAGACTTCCGGAAGATCACTTCATGCCCAAGAGATAGATTTCAATGACATCCGCACTACCCTACAGGCTCTTTATGCGATTTATGATAATTGCAATAGTCTACATACCAATGCCTATGATGAGGCAATTACTACGCCAACAGAGGAAAGTGTAAGACGGGCAGTAGCCATTCAGATGATCATCAATCATGAGCTGGGACTGGCCAAGAATGAAAATCCCTTGCAAGGAGCATTCATCATTGAAGAATTAACGGATTTGGTAGAAGAAGCGGTTCTGCTTGAATTTGATAGAATCACAGAACGTGGAGGAGTGCTGGGAGCAATGGAGACTATGTACCAAAGAGGAAAGATACAGGAAGAATCCCTGTATTATGAAACCTTAAAGCATACGGGAGATTTTCCAATCATAGGGGTAAATACCTTCCTTTCATCTAAAGGTTCTCCGACCATTCTTCCCAAAGAAGTGATACGGGCAACTGAAGATGAGAAGCAATTGCAGATCAGCAATCTTGAGGACTTGAAGAAGGTGCATGACAGCCATTCAGCAAAAGCGCTGATGGATCTTCAGGAAGCCGCTTTAAATAACCATAATGTATTTGAAGCCCTGATGAAGGCGGTGAAAACTTGTTCTTTAGGACAGGTTACGCACGCTCTCTTTAAAGTAGGAGGTCAATATCGTAGATCTATGTAAATAACATTGCTTTGGGTAATTGTTACCCAAAGCAATATTATCTGAAGTATAACCCCAGTATATAGTCGGGTTAATAGGTCATTAGCCTCTCATTCGAAACTTACCAGTCAAATTTTTTGGACATCCAGTCTGTAAATTCAGCCCATACTTCTTCATAGGGTTTTGCCATGACATTCTCTAACAATTCCTCATTTGTTGCAAACTCTTTAAAGCTTGGATGGCCATACTGATAATCAATAAAAGCCTTGATTACGATGTCGAGTTTACCTATTTCCTGTAAATAAAACATGAAATATCTGGCAGTCGCATGATTCAAATCTCGTTGGTCTCTTTTTAATACTAAGTATTCCTCTGTACGTTCTATAATCCCATTAAACTCATCCCATCTCATCATAATCAAATTAGCGGGTAGATCATATTTAGGAACTAATTTGAAAGAGCCTTCAAAAAATTTTGATCTCCAATTATCAGTTCCTTTGACAGGTTTTGCTCCATTGTTTCTGCTTTCCTCAAATAGAGCGGGTAGACCTTCTGCTACCCAGGGAGGCAAATGCGGCGCATTATAATTGAGCAGGATGTGCATCAACTCATGTACGAGAGTACCCTTAAATTCATTGGGATTTCCTGGCATATAGGCAATCATGCTAAAATTATGGATGCTGGAATATCCTACATGAGAAGAAGAGATATCAAAGCCAAATACCATACTTGCCTGAGAAGTATAGGTAAGGGAATCCTCTCCAATATGTACACTGATGAACTTATCAGGAATTTTCAGATTGAATCTTTGTGAAAATTTTTCCATGTAAACATCAAGAAGCATTTTAAACTTAGCTAAATTCCTTCCTGAAATAGTATTACCCGAAAACAACAAAAAGTAGTCAGAGTTTGAATCACCTTTGTATTTCAACTCTTTTTGTTTGTACAAATCGGAGAATAATTTTAGAGCGTTTTCTTTTTCTTGAGGATTTCTTAAGAAGGTTTTTTCTACTCCTGAATCCAGCTGTCCCCTATGCGTTTGAGGGCTTAGGAATATTTTTTCTATCTCCGGACCCTGTTTTATTTCAAGGTCCTTCCCACTTCCTCCTTCCCTGGGCTCAACCGAACTAAAGGAAGGTTCTCTCATCATGGTAATTTGGACAATCCCTACATTTCCAGTTACACATTTGGTTCTTATTTCCTGTATTTCCCCCTGCTGGGTCTCATCCAAAATGTAGTTCTGCATCATCCTGTCTAAAGTCCCTGGATCTCCATCCAACACACATTCGCATGTCCCAATAATGAGGTCAATCCAGGCTCTTTTTTCTCCCATTAAATCATCTCGTTTAACAATTGCCTTTTCCAGGGCTTCTTCATAATTCCCAGCTTCGAGCAATGAATCCAGATTCGCCAATTCCTGGGCGAAAACGAAATTGGGAATTAGCATGAGCAGAATAAGAGACTTTTTCATAAGGCTTTTTGTGATTGTATTACTGGTTTCTGACAACTCTAAATCCCAAATTTTGGTACTTGCCACTTTGATCAAATTTAGCCCTTCTTTCAATTTTACTTCTCCGATAATTTGAATCATAATCTCCTCCTCTTACACTTTTTAACTTCGAAATATTCAGTAGCTCAACAGAATCCAGCCCAAGGGTATTCTGTTCATAATTGTCATTTGTAAACTCCAGCACATTTCCGCTCATATCGTAAAGGCCCAATCTATTGCATTTCTTCAAGCCAACTCTTTGTGGGGTTTTCACTTTGTCATTTCTTGTCCAACCCACACTATCAATAGAATTGCTCCCTGCATAAACAAAATTCTCAATTAAACTGCCCCCCCTTGCCGCATATACCCACTGCTTATCTCCAGGTAAATCATAAGAATGTCCTGTTTGCAAGGATAACCAACTGCAGTAATCTTTTGAATCCAGCCAACTCACATTTACTTGCGGTAATAAACCTTTACAACCCCATTTAGGGCAGCTATTTGTTATACCTTTACTCTGTGTATAAAGTTTGTACTGAAAACCCGTAATCTCATACCTACCGATTTCGTAGCTTTTTCTGGGAGAGAGAGTATCATTCTCGACAACTTCAACCCAAACCATTTCAGGATAATATTTACTTTCTAATTCTATTCTTCTTAGCTCCGATAGAACTGCCATTTTATTGTTAAGTACAAATTCCAGGCTATCTCCTTCAAGAGGAAAGCCAGGCAAAGAGCTGGTAAAAAGTCTTAACTTTTCATAAATCCTGATTGCATTTTCGTCCTTAGCCTCAACATAAAAGAAGTATAATTCTTCCAAAGGAGGCAACAAAAATGTTTCAGCCTTTTGAAAAGCACTTGATAATACTGCCAAAAATACCGGGGGATCGAAATCCTGGAGATTCTCCCCGATCAATAAGGCTCCCTCTAAATTCAAGTTTGCTGCTTCATAATCCAATTGATAGATCGAAGCATTAATATCCTCTATTTTGCTCTCTAATAGTGCAAAACTGGCTTTGCGCAGATCGATGTATTTGACTATTGAAAATACCGCCAGCAATAGGATGAGGGTGCTGACAGCAAAGAATATCGCTCTTCGTCTTCTTGAAATTTTCTGGAGATTTCTCCTCTCTTCATCAAGAAAATCAACGTACTGATCTTCCATATTTATTTGTTTGAGGAAGGGTTTGATATACTCCAGGTCTTCCTCAGACATGCGGATTCCTTCTGTTTCCCTTAATTGGAATTTGTCTTTAACATACCTTTCTGCCTTCCTTCTGGCTTGAGAGTCAAGAGAAGCTTTTGAAAAGACCAAATTGGCCAATGTGTCATGAATAATTTCGTATCGCACAGATTTTAGAGCCAGGGCGTTCTATTCAATATACAATAATTTTAAATTGACCGGAAATTATTTTAATTAAGATTAAATCTCGGGTTAAATCGTTTAGCTTTTTTTAGCTAAAAGTAAAGGCAAAGCAATCAAACTATGTGTACATAAGGCTAAAAACAGGAAGAGACTAAGTAGATCTTGATGTTCAAAGTAAAGAAGAAAAACAGCACATGATCCTACCCCTAAAGAAGCCCAGAGGATAGCTGAAATGTTAAAACCTTCTGACATCGACCCTAATAAAGTTGTGCCAATGAATATGGTAAGGAAGAGGCAAAACAATTCTAATTGGCTCCAAACTCCAGATACAGCTACATAGAAAATGAGAAATAATAGTAAAAGAAAGGTTCCCAATCCTATATAAATACCAGAATATGATATGCGCCTAGAAGAATTTCTTTTCTTTTTGGAAAATAGTCCAAGCGAAGACATGACAGGCCTCAAATTTACCCAAATAGGATTATAGGGATTGATCTTATCGGCAGTACCATAAACAATATCTACCTCTGGATCTTTTTGCTTAAAGGTGCCAAATATCCGATCCCAAAACACGAAGGTTCCTCCATGATTCTTATCTACATATTCGGGATTGCATCCATGATGCACCCTATGTAATTCTGGTGTGATGAAAATCTTGTCTAACCAGCCTGAGTTTTTGACGACTTTATTGTGGTTGTAGAATTGTACAAAAAGGTTGATTCCGGCAACAGCCAGAAACAGCTCAGTAGGAATCCCTACAAAAGCCAGGGGTAACATAAAGGGGGCTGAGCTCAGGGTATGAAACCAGGAATGACGAAATCCCAGGGATAGATTGAAATGCTCAGCCTGGTGATGTACATGATGGATGTTCCAAAGGAAAGGAATCTCATGGTGTAAACGGTGAGACCAGTAAAAACCAAAATCCCATAACACCAAAGCAATGAGCCACTGAAGAATTTCAGGCAATTCAACAAAATACTCCCAGCCAAATTTCTGAAAAATGAAGCTATAGGCAATAACGGTAGCTCCTCTGAAAATCAGTAAAAGTAAATGCCCGGAATTGAGGTTTGAAGCCATCTCATTCCAGTGAATCTTTTCCTTTTTAACAAGGCTGGAATAAAGTATCTCTACGAGTATAAAAAGAAGCAGGATCAAAAGTCCTTTCCCATATTGAAGATCCATAGGTTTTCTGTTTAATTCCAGAACAAGTATAAATTACATTTCGCCTTTTGCCATATGGAATCGTATTTTGAAAAAATGAATATTTGGGATTTTCCGCAAATTGTCTACATATCCTGACAAAGATTATGAAAAAATCATTGCCCTTAGGTATTCAACTTACTATTGTGATTGAAAATTCCCAAAATTTATAATAATGCATGAAAAGTCCTTTTTTCAATGGCTTTTCTTCCTCATAAATTCATAAGCAGGAAATAATTCAGTTCTTTATCTATCAAGGTTTTACTCAGGCTTAGGCCAAAGCAAACATAGCCCTTATGAAGAAATTCAGGATTAGAGCGATAAGTAAATATTTACCCGGAGCCCCCATCAGTCATCAACAAATAGAACGAAAGGCCGGGATCAGAGAAGGTTGGGTAGCAAAGAATTCTGGCGTAGTAAGTCGCCATTTCGCCAGTAAAAAAGACAGCATAGCCTCCATGTCTGCTAAAGTTCTCGATTGTAATCTGGATAAAAGCAATTTGACTTTGCATGATCTGGATTTACTGATATGTGCAGGCGCAACCTATGACTACCCTATTCCTTACAATGCCTGCATGGTAAAAAAGGAAATGAAAGCATTCGATGCCCAATTTCACTGTTTTGATGTAGATGCGACCTGCCTGAGTTTCATTGTTGGTTTGGATGTAGCCCTTTGCATGATGAATAGCAAAAACATCAAAAAAGTAGCTATTACGAGTGCTGAGATTTCCTCTCGTTCTTTAAATCCCAATGACCCCAAAACCCTTTCCCTATTTGGAGATGCTGCAGTATCTATTCTAATCGAAGAAGACCCTCAGGGAATTGAAGTATTAGGAAGTCACTTTGAGAATCACTGTGAAGGGGCTGAACTGGCTATGGTTCCCGCAGGAGGGAATAAACTCTTGGGATTCGATCCGGAGGCCCGGCAGGAAGATTTTTATTTTCATATGCAGGGGAAAAAGTTGATCAAAATGACCTTTGCGAATCTAGCAGCTTTCCTCGATAAAATGGAAGAGGCAACAGGCGTAAATCTACATGAGTATGATTACATCATTCCTCATCAGGCTAGCAAATTCGGCAATGAATATTTTATCAAGAAATACCAGGTTGATCCCAATAAAGTATTTCAGGGATTGACGGATTATGGCAATTGCATTTCAACTTCCGTTGCGCTTGGATTGGAAACCCTATACAATTCAGGCAAAATCAAGAAAGGCCATAAAGTGCTGGTTGTAGGAACGGCCGCAGGGCTCTCTTTGGGAGGAATAGCTCTTCAATTTTAGTATATGAAAGTTGTGGTTAGTGGTGCCTCTGGTTTTCTGGGTGGCAGGTTGATTAAATACCTGGCGACCAAAGAATATGAGGTCTTTGCCCTGAGCAGAAATCAAAGGCGTAAAGAGGAATTCGAAGCTTTGGGAATTCAGCTCATTAGCAATGATCCTTATTCGGATGGAAATTTAGGTAAAACTTTGTCGGGGAAAGATATGCTGGTTCATTGTGCAGCTTTATCCTCTCCCTGGGGAAGATTTGAAGACTTTCACCAGGTCAATGTTGGCTTGACCCAAAAACTCCTGAAGACTTCCAGAAAAGTTGGCATACAGCGCTTTATAAATATCTCATCTCCAAGTATCTATTTTGATTTTAAGGATCGGATAGGAATAAAGGAAAAAGACCCTTTGCCGGAACAATTTGTCAATGCTTATGCAGAAACAAAGTTATTGGCAGAGGAATGGGTGTTGAGTCAGCATGGAAAGAGAATCGAAACCATTTCTCTCAGGCCTCGAGCCATCATTGGAGCGGAGGATCAGGTTCTGTTTCCCCGTTTGATGCGGGCCTATGAAACCGGAAAACTTCGAATCATTGGAGATGGAAAGAACCTGGCAGACTTTACCTCTGTTTATAATCTGGTACGGCTTATAGAGGCTTGCTTGCATACTGAGTCTTCAGCATTGGGACAGAGCTACAATATCAGCAATGGAGAAGCCAGTCCGATGTGGGAAGAAATCAATTACCTGATTGAAGCTTTGGGAAATCCTCCCATTCGAAAAAAGCTCCCCTACTCTATGGCTTTGGGAATCGCGGGCATATTGGAATGGAAAAGCAAATACCTTGGAGGAGGTGAACCCAAACTTACACGCTATGGTGCAGGAGTATTGGCAAAAAATTTCAGTCTGGATATTAGTAAAGCCAAAGCAAATTTAGGCTACAAGGTCGAAATGAGTACCCGCGAGGCCCTGGAAGAATTTATAACTTGGTACAAAACAAATTCATGAGTGTTAAGGTTCAGCTAGAAATTTTATATACCGGCTATTGTATGGCACCCGAAGCAATTGCCATTAAATCCGGCAAAAGAAAATCTATCCGATTTCATGCAAATGTAGCTTTGATTCAACATCCGGAACACGGATATATTCTCTTTGATACAGGCTACGCTCCCCGTTTTTTTGAAGTTACAGCTAAATGGCCTGAAAAGATGCAGGCATTATCTACACCGGCTGTCATTGAAAAAGAATGGAGCGTAATCAGCCAGCTAAATAAGAAAGGAATTAAGGCTAAAGACATTTCCCATTTGGTGATTTCACATTATCACGCAGATCATATTTCCGGATTAAAAGACTTTCCGCAAAGTCACTGTTACTCCATGAAATCCGGCTATGACCAAATGCTTCGCCATAAAGGATTTTCAGGCGTGAGAAGAGGATTGATTCAGAAATTGATGCCGAAGAATTTAGAGCAAAGAATAAGCTTTTTTGACAAGTGGGAGCCGGAAGAAAGAAGTGATGAATTTGATTATCACTATGATATGTTTGGAGATGGGAGTATTAAGATAGTTCAGCTTCCGGGACATGCAAGAGGGCAAATAGGTTTATTGATAAATGAAGGAAATGAGCAGGCTGTATTTTTGGCAGCAGATGGATTTTGGTTAACGAATTCTTTGGACCAGAATGTACTGCCCAATAGCATCGTGAAATTATTTTTTGACGATTGGAAGGCCTATAAAGAAAGTTTTCAGAAGATTCGAAGCTATAGATCCGAGCATCCCAATACAAGAATCATCAGTTGTCATTGTCCTCGAGTTTTTGATGAGACTCCCCAAAAAGCTTACGATTGATATGTTTAAACTTTGGATTATCTATTATTGGTTGGGGATTAAACTCAGGGGAAAGTTTACTTCCCGGGAAAAGCTTTTGAGATATC includes:
- a CDS encoding 3-oxoacyl-[acyl-carrier-protein] synthase III C-terminal domain-containing protein — protein: MKKFRIRAISKYLPGAPISHQQIERKAGIREGWVAKNSGVVSRHFASKKDSIASMSAKVLDCNLDKSNLTLHDLDLLICAGATYDYPIPYNACMVKKEMKAFDAQFHCFDVDATCLSFIVGLDVALCMMNSKNIKKVAITSAEISSRSLNPNDPKTLSLFGDAAVSILIEEDPQGIEVLGSHFENHCEGAELAMVPAGGNKLLGFDPEARQEDFYFHMQGKKLIKMTFANLAAFLDKMEEATGVNLHEYDYIIPHQASKFGNEYFIKKYQVDPNKVFQGLTDYGNCISTSVALGLETLYNSGKIKKGHKVLVVGTAAGLSLGGIALQF
- a CDS encoding NAD-dependent epimerase/dehydratase family protein, coding for MKVVVSGASGFLGGRLIKYLATKEYEVFALSRNQRRKEEFEALGIQLISNDPYSDGNLGKTLSGKDMLVHCAALSSPWGRFEDFHQVNVGLTQKLLKTSRKVGIQRFINISSPSIYFDFKDRIGIKEKDPLPEQFVNAYAETKLLAEEWVLSQHGKRIETISLRPRAIIGAEDQVLFPRLMRAYETGKLRIIGDGKNLADFTSVYNLVRLIEACLHTESSALGQSYNISNGEASPMWEEINYLIEALGNPPIRKKLPYSMALGIAGILEWKSKYLGGGEPKLTRYGAGVLAKNFSLDISKAKANLGYKVEMSTREALEEFITWYKTNS
- a CDS encoding MBL fold metallo-hydrolase; its protein translation is MSVKVQLEILYTGYCMAPEAIAIKSGKRKSIRFHANVALIQHPEHGYILFDTGYAPRFFEVTAKWPEKMQALSTPAVIEKEWSVISQLNKKGIKAKDISHLVISHYHADHISGLKDFPQSHCYSMKSGYDQMLRHKGFSGVRRGLIQKLMPKNLEQRISFFDKWEPEERSDEFDYHYDMFGDGSIKIVQLPGHARGQIGLLINEGNEQAVFLAADGFWLTNSLDQNVLPNSIVKLFFDDWKAYKESFQKIRSYRSEHPNTRIISCHCPRVFDETPQKAYD